The Anaerolineae bacterium genomic sequence CGACCCGCCGCAGCCGCCTGGCCTGCGCCTCACCCCCTTGCGCCGCCGCGACGCCCAGGTGCAGCAGGCCTGGCTGCGGCAGGCCTATCCCGGCGAGATCGCCTGGTTCTATCCCTTGGACTTGCCGCGCGACCTGGCGCCCACGCCGCTGGGGCTGCTGCGCCGCTGGTTGGGCCAGCGCCCGGTGCGTCAGGTGGCCGTGCGTGGGGCGGACGGCGAGACGTTGCGCCTGAGCCTGGCCCGCCTGCGCACCCGCAGCGCCTACGACGCCCTGTACCTGGCGGCCCCTCAGCTGCCCGCCACGGAGGCCCTGGCTCTGGCCGGGTGGGCCCTCTGCCAGCGCGCTTCGCAGCCCGTGTTGTTGGAGGTTCCCTTCGCCGAGGACGACGACCGCTGCTACCCAGCGGCGGGTTTTGCCCTGCACCGGGACCTGCTCTGGATGCGCTGGGACGGTGCCCTCTCCTGATCGCGGCGCCTTCCCCGGGCGTCCGGCTCAGGGCCCGGATGCAGGGAACGCGCCACGTTCATGGAGAGGACGATGGAGCAGGCTATAGGGTTGGCGATGCCTGGATTGGGGATGTGGGCCTATCGCGCCGCGGAACGCCGGGCGCGTGAGAAAGGCACCCTGGAGGCGTATTGAGCATGGACTGGCCCCTGACCGTGGACCATCCCTGGGACCTGTCGCCTGATCAGGCCGAGGCGCTGCAGCGCCGCCTGGCCGCCCGCGTGCGTAGCGAACCGCTGGCGTGGACGCAGGTGCGCTTCGTGGCCGGATTGGATGCGGCTTATCCTCAGGGGAAGATTCGCGCTGCTGTGGCTGTGCTGTCTTTCCCCAAAATGGACCTCGTGGATGTAGCCGTGGCCGAGGTGGACAACCCCGCTCCCTATATGCCGGGGCTGCTCTCCTTTCGAGAGGCGCCGGCGCTGTTGCGGGCTTTGGCAAGGCTGCGCGTGCGCCCCAATGTGTTGTTGGTGGACGGCCACGGTTGGGCGCATCCGCGGCGGTTGGGCATCGCCAGCCACATCGGGGTGCTGTTGGACTGGCCCACCGTAGGCGTGGCGAAGGCGGTGCTGGTGGGCCGCCCGGCGGGGCCGCTGGCTGATGAGGTCGGTGCCACGGTGCCGCTGTTGCATCAGGGCGAGGTCGTGGCTATGGGCGTGCGCACCCGCCAGGGGGTGAAGCCGGTGTGGGTCAGCGTGGGCCACCGGGTGGATTTGTCCTCGGCAGTGGCCCTGGTGTTGCGCTGCGGGCGGGGGTATCGCCTGCCCGAACCCTTGCGTTGGGCTCACCGCGTGGCAGGTGGACAGCCGCCGCCGCAGCCTCCAGCCGCCCGGCGTTTGTTGTGACCGGGATGGGGTAAAATAAACCCACCATGACGGCGTTACGCGATTGGTTCGAGGCCAACCGGCTGGCCCTGCTGTTCTTTTACGGCCAGGTGTTCTTTACCATGGGCGTGGCCGTGGCCGTGCAATCCCGGCGGCATTCCCGGTTGGCCCTGGCCCGAGGGCTACCTTGGCTGGCAGTGTTCGGCTTCTTTCACGCCTTCTACCTGTGGGGAGAGCCGCTGGTCTATCTGTTTCAGGTGGCCGGGACCCATGAGGGTACCGAACTGATCATGGTGTTGAAAACCCTGCAGGTGCTGTTTTTGGGGGGCTCCTTTGGCGCGTTGTTGCAGTTTGGCCTGATTCTGATGCGTCCTTTGCCGGAGCGCTGGGCTTGGCTGGACCTGACCGGCATGGCCCTTTTTTCTACCTGGTTGATCATGTTCTATTTGGGCCTTTCTCTGGGAATCGATTTGAGCACTTGGCAACAATGGCTGAATGTATTGGCGCGTTATGGGCTGGGGTTGCCCGGAGCTCTGGTGGCGGCTTGGGGCTTGCGCATTCAGGCCAAGCGGCATCTGGTTACCTTGGAGTTGGACTTTATT encodes the following:
- the nfi gene encoding deoxyribonuclease V, producing the protein MDWPLTVDHPWDLSPDQAEALQRRLAARVRSEPLAWTQVRFVAGLDAAYPQGKIRAAVAVLSFPKMDLVDVAVAEVDNPAPYMPGLLSFREAPALLRALARLRVRPNVLLVDGHGWAHPRRLGIASHIGVLLDWPTVGVAKAVLVGRPAGPLADEVGATVPLLHQGEVVAMGVRTRQGVKPVWVSVGHRVDLSSAVALVLRCGRGYRLPEPLRWAHRVAGGQPPPQPPAARRLL